In Zingiber officinale cultivar Zhangliang chromosome 6A, Zo_v1.1, whole genome shotgun sequence, a single genomic region encodes these proteins:
- the LOC121998583 gene encoding heparanase-like protein 2, producing MRSPFLFLPLFLYFIVQVPAQEHPDVAIIVKGSDLVAEISDTFVCATLDWWPREKCNYYQCPWGESSILNLNLSHPFLAKSIRAFSPLRIRVGGSLQDQVVYGMPNLGTPCLPFSKTDDGLFGFSRGCLSTSRWDEINHLFQKTGVVTTFGLNALYGRHRAQSNQWVGAWNSTNARAFIEYSISKGYNVDSWEFGNELSGQGVSASVSADQYARDLIALKAVLKVLYRGSRREALLVAPGGFFDQPWYARLLQASGAGTIDAVTHHIYNLGPGNDPNIRERITDPAYLSGEADTYRALRLTIQRTGPWSSAWVGEAGGAFNSGSRLVSKAFLNSFWYLDQLGMASKYNTKVYCRQTLIGGNYGLLDSNTFVPNPDYYSALLWHRLMGKGVLSTDVSGSSYLRAYAHCRKGKEGGVSMLLINLSRYTKFSVRVVDVLYGDGEGGRRDDGKREEYHLTAKDGNHLSQTVLLNGTPLEISEEGDVPPLNPVNAAVRSPVEVAPLSIAFVVLPDFEAKACLR from the exons ATGAGATCTCCGTTTCTGTTCTTGCCATTGTTCCTCTACTTCATCGTTCAAGTTCCTGCTCAAGAACACCCAGATGTGGCAATCATAGTGAAGGGGTCTGATCTAGTGGCCGAAATCAGTGATACTTTTGTTTGCGCGACTCTCGATTGGTGGCCGCGCGAGAAGTGTAACTACTATCAATGTCCATGGGGAGAATCCTCAATCCTAAATCTG AACTTGTCTCATCCATTTCTCGCAAAATCCATTCGAG CTTTTAGCCCATTGCGGATAAGAGTGGGAGGTTCCTTGCAAGATCAAGTTGTGTATGGCATGCCGAATCTAGGGACTCCATGCCTTCCTTTTTCGAAGACCGACGACGGTCTCTTTGGCTTCTCTAGAGGATGCTTGAGCACCTCAAGGTGGGACGAGATAAACCACCTATTTCAAAAGACCGG AGTCGTCACGACATTCGGTCTAAATGCACTATACGGGAGGCACCGGGCACAAAGCAATCAGTGGGTAGGAGCTTGGAACTCCACCAATGCTCGAGCATTCATCGAGTACTCGATATCGAAAGGATACAATGTAGATTCATGGGAATTCG GCAATGAGTTGAGCGGGCAAGGTGTGAGTGCGAGTGTCAGCGCCGATCAATACGCCAGAGATTTGATCGCTCTCAAAGCTGTCCTGAAAGTGCTGTACAGAGGTTCGCGACGGGAGGCGTTGTTGGTCGCTCCCGGCGGCTTCTTCGATCAGCCATGGTACGCGCGGCTCCTGCAGGCCTCCGGCGCCGGCACGATCGACGCCGTCACGCATCATATCTACAATCTGGGTCCAGGGAATGATCCAAACATACGAGAAAGGATCACAGATCCAGCGTACTTGAGTGGGGAGGCAGATACGTACAGGGCTCTGCGACTCACAATACAGAGGACTGGACCGTGGTCCTCTGCTTGGGTCGGGGAAGCCGGCGGCGCGTTCAACAGCGGCAGTAGGCTCGTCTCGAAAGCATTCCTCAACAGCTTCTG GTACTTGGATCAACTCGGCATGGCGTCCAAGTACAACACCAAGGTGTACTGCAGACAGACGTTGATCGGAGGGAACTACGGTCTCCTCGACTCGAATACTTTCGTTCCGAATCCTGATTACTACAG TGCTCTGCTGTGGCATCGGCTGATGGGGAAAGGAGTGCTTTCGACCGATGTCAGTGGTTCATCGTACTTGAGAGCCTACGCGCATTGCAGGAAAGGGAAAGAAGGCGGCGTCTCTATGCTGCTGATCAATCTGAGTAGGTACACCAAGTTCAGCGTGCGCGTCGTCGACGTTCTGTATGGCGATGGTGAAGGCGGGCGGAGGGATGATGGAAAGAGAGAGGAGTATCATCTGACGGCGAAAGACGGCAACCATCTGAGCCAGACCGTTCTGCTGAACGGCACTCCGTTGGAGATCAGTGAAGAGGGAGACGTTCCTCCTCTGAACCCGGTGAATGCTGCTGTCCGATCGCCTGTCGAGGTGGCTCCCTTGTCGATTGCGTTCGTTGTCCTCCCAGACTTTGAGGCAAAAGCATGCTTGAGATAA
- the LOC121998586 gene encoding protein NONRESPONDING TO OXYLIPINS 2, mitochondrial-like isoform X1 — protein MAWRGSFSRSLLAAARSSAARSTPAAARAPPSAVPRLQRRQPSFASPRNLGELGCMQSFLPLYSTVAAPRLTSHLSASVRECCELSQGTFRRTCQDR, from the exons ATGGCGTGGCGAGGTTCCTTCTCGCGATCGTTGCTCGCCGCCGCGCGGTCCTCCGCCGCCCGGTCGACGCCGGCGGCGGCGCGAGCTCCGCCTTCGGCAGTACCTCGCCTCCAGCGCCGCCAGCCTTCTTTCGCTTCTCCCCG GAATCTGGGAGAGCTGGGATGCATGCAGTCCTTCCTTCCGCTTTACAGCACGGTGGCCGCTCCTCGACTCACCTCCCACCTCTCGGCCAGCGTGAGGGAGTGCTGTGAGCTTTCTCAGGGTACCTTCCGTCGCACTTGTCAGGATCGCTA G
- the LOC121998584 gene encoding serine/threonine-protein kinase SAPK10-like, translating to MDRSALTVGPGMDLPIMHDSDRYELVKDIGSGNFGIARLMRDKQTKELVAVKYIERGEKIDENVKREIINHRLLRHPNIIRFREVILTPTHLAIVMEYASGGELFERICDAGRFSEDEARFFFQQLISGVSYCHSMQVCHRDLKLENTLLDGSHAPRLKICDFGYSKSSVLHSQPKSTVGTPAYIAPEVLLKKEYDGKIADVWSCGVTLYVMLVGAYPFEDPDEPKNFRKTIQRILSVQYSIPDYIHISPECQHLISRIFVANPASRITIPEICNHEWFLKNLPTDLMDENTMSSQYEEPDQPMQSSDAIMQILAEATIPAAGTSGLNQHLIGSLDLDDDDMEDFDSDLDLDIESSGEMIYAM from the exons atggatcggtctgcgctAACGGTCGGTCCGGGGATGGACCTGCCGATAATGCACGACAGCGATAGGTACGAGCTGGTGAAGGACATCGGGTCGGGGAACTTCGGGATCGCCAGGCTGATGAGGGATAAGCAGACCAAGGAGCTCGTCGCCGTCAAGTACATCGAGAGAGGCGAGAAG ATAGATGAAAATGTTAAAAGAGAGATAATTAACCATCGGTTGTTGAGGCATCCTAATATCATCAGATTCAGAGAG GTTATTTTAACTCCAACCCATCTCGCTATTGTAATGGAATATGCTTCTGGTGGTGAGCTTTTTGAACGTATTTGTGACGCGGGGCGCTTTAGTGAGGATGAG GCACGGTTCTTCTTCCAGCAACTTATATCCGGAGTAAGCTACTGTCATTCAATG CAAGTATGTCACCGGGATTTGAAGCTTGAGAACACTTTGTTAGATGGAAGTCATGCACCTCGTCTAAAGATATGTGATTTTGGATATTCAAAG TCATCGGTTCTGCATTCACAACCAAAGTCAACTGTGGGTACTCCTGCATATATCGCTCCCGAAGTGCTACTCAAGAAAGAATATGATGGCAAG ATAGCGGATGTTTGGTCTTGTGGAGTTACTCTATACGTAATGTTGGTCGGGGCATATCCCTTTGAGGATCCAGACGAGCCTAAAAATTTCCGAAAGACAATACAG CGTATATTGAGTGTACAATATTCGATTCCAGACTACATTCACATATCGCCGGAATGCCAACACTTGATCTCAAGGATTTTTGTTGCCAATCCTGCCTCG AGAATAACAATTCCTGAGATATGCAACCACGAGTGGTTCCTTAAGAACCTTCCTACAGACCTGATGGACGAGAACACAATGAGCAGCCAGTACGAGGAGCCCGACCAACCAATGCAAAGCAGCGATGCAATAATGCAGATCTTAGCTGAAGCGACAATCCCTGCAGCCGGTACCAGTGGGCTTAACCAGCACCTGATTGGCAGTCTTGATCTTGACGACGATGATATGGAGGACTTCGACTCTGATCTTGACCTCGACATCGAAAGCAGTGGAGAGATGATCTACGCCATGTAA
- the LOC121998586 gene encoding protein NONRESPONDING TO OXYLIPINS 2, mitochondrial-like isoform X3: MAWRGSFSRSLLAAARSSAARSTPAAARAPPSAVPRLQRRQPSFASPRNLGELGCMQSFLPLYSTVAAPRLTSHLSASVRECCELSQGT; this comes from the exons ATGGCGTGGCGAGGTTCCTTCTCGCGATCGTTGCTCGCCGCCGCGCGGTCCTCCGCCGCCCGGTCGACGCCGGCGGCGGCGCGAGCTCCGCCTTCGGCAGTACCTCGCCTCCAGCGCCGCCAGCCTTCTTTCGCTTCTCCCCG GAATCTGGGAGAGCTGGGATGCATGCAGTCCTTCCTTCCGCTTTACAGCACGGTGGCCGCTCCTCGACTCACCTCCCACCTCTCGGCCAGCGTGAGGGAGTGCTGTGAGCTTTCTCAGG GTACTTGA
- the LOC121998586 gene encoding protein NONRESPONDING TO OXYLIPINS 2, mitochondrial-like isoform X2 encodes MAWRGSFSRSLLAAARSSAARSTPAAARAPPSAVPRLQRRQPSFASPRNLGELGCMQSFLPLYSTVAAPRLTSHLSASVRECCELSQGKNGKDG; translated from the exons ATGGCGTGGCGAGGTTCCTTCTCGCGATCGTTGCTCGCCGCCGCGCGGTCCTCCGCCGCCCGGTCGACGCCGGCGGCGGCGCGAGCTCCGCCTTCGGCAGTACCTCGCCTCCAGCGCCGCCAGCCTTCTTTCGCTTCTCCCCG GAATCTGGGAGAGCTGGGATGCATGCAGTCCTTCCTTCCGCTTTACAGCACGGTGGCCGCTCCTCGACTCACCTCCCACCTCTCGGCCAGCGTGAGGGAGTGCTGTGAGCTTTCTCAGG GGAAAAATGGAAAAGATGGTTGA
- the LOC121998587 gene encoding uncharacterized protein LOC121998587: MLNTIPYTKSIQSFPLGLGMAHGCCCHPRAKWGQAGACRASSLSGFGHFGSLCLCLINQLSLKRNAASSSLSFCMDAVPPESMRQHGRRLCELLEDQQELLEHDGYSDRAVNSAACICWFGSACRRLKRLSNYGFKRKKKAEAIRLLIKRAWRWHAAAVDRVTKINSRGVKFHRLSSSAAADDAEMNKEERSPVSVLALHSHEVEEESTSPSSSESTEETKNSRMLEFEESLPDCDESITISELIDRDLSESKKEWTQFEHERREVGTAIEHIIFEDIRRETALDLLLHRSSCTMQIPVDSSHYF; this comes from the exons ATGCTCAACACAATTCCCTACACCAAATCAATTCAATCTTTTCCACTGGGTCTTGGCATGGCACATGGTTGCTGCTGCCATCCAAGAGCCAAGTGGGGACAAGCAGGTGCTTGCCGAGCCTCCTCTTTGTCCGGGTTCGGCCATTTTGGCAGTCTCTGCCTCTGCCTTATTAATCAGCTTTCACTGAAAAGGAATGCTGCGAGCTCCTCTCTGTCTTTCTGCATGGATGCTGTTCCTCCTGAGTCAATGCGCCAGCATGGAAGAAGGCTATGTGAGCTATTGGAAGATCAGCAAGAGCTCCTGGAGCATGATGGCTACTCAGACAGAGCAGTTAATTCTGCTGCGTGCATTTGCTGGTTTGGCAGTGCTTGCAGAAGGCTGAAGAGGCTCTCCAACTACGggttcaagaggaagaagaaagccgAGGCCATCAGGCTTCTGATCAAGAGAGCTTGGAGATGGCATGCTGCGGCCGTTGACAGGGTGACGAAGATCAACAGCCGCGGTGTAAAATTCCACAGGCTCTCTTCTTCAGCTGCCGCCGACGATGCTGAGATGAACAAGGAGGAGAGGAGCCCCGTGTCAGTCCTTGCTCTGCATTCTCATGAAG TCGAGGAAGAATCGACATCACCTTCGAGTTCTGAGTCAACAGAAGAGACGAAGAATTCCAGGATGCTAGAGTTCGAAGAAAGCCTCCCTGATTGTGACGAAAGCATCACCATCTCCGAGTTGATAGATCGTGATCTCTCCGAATCGAAGAAAGAATGGACCCAATTCGAGCACGAGCGAAGGGAGGTCGGAACTGCGATTGAGCACATCATCTTCGAAGACATCAGACGAGAAACTGCACTGGATCTTCTTCTGCATCGTAGTAGCTGCACGATGCAAATTCCTGTCGATTCCAGTCATTATTTTTAA
- the LOC121998589 gene encoding probable xyloglucan glycosyltransferase 9, translated as MAPSFGWWDTEGQKGTPVIVKMENPNWSISEISSLDDEDDDYQFPAASPGKKGARGKNAKQITWVLLLKAHRAAGCLTQLVSGAVGLAAAVRRRIASGHTDSDAVASPQEESPVLRSRFYSFIKAFLWLSLALLVFEVVAYFNGWHLTAAEMPRLVLPSSFDFQGLLMSLYAGWLSFRVDYIVPPLQFLADACVVLFLIQSADRLILCLGCFWIRFKGIKPVPKSATGDSKDLESGSDDYCPMVLIQIPMCNEKEVYQQSIAAVCNLDWPRSNMLIQVLDDSSDPATQVLIREEVEKWKQDGAPILYRHRVLRDGYKAGNLKSAMNCSYVKDYEFVTIFDADFQPSPDFLKRTVPHFKDNEELGLVQARWSFVNKDENLLTRLQNINLCFHFEVEQQVNGEFLNFFGFNGTAGVWRIKALEDAGGWLERTTVEDMDIAVRAHLNGWKFIYLNDVECQCELPESYEAYRKQQHRWHSGPMQLFRLCLPDVIKSEIGFWKKSNLIFLFFLLRKLILPFYSFTLFCIILPLTMFVPEAELPSWVVCYIPATMSLLNILPAPKSFPFIVPYLLFENTMSVTKFNAMISGLFQLGSAYEWVVTKKSGRSSEGDLTSLTKDEPKQQRGSSMPNLESIAKEDLKPKKESKRRHNRIYRKELALAFLLLTAAARSLLSAQGIHFYFLLFQGIAFLLVGLDLIGEQID; from the exons ATGGCGCCGTCGTTCGGTTGGTGGGACACCGAGGGCCAAAAGGGGACGCCGGTGATCGTCAAGATGGAAAACCCCAACTGGTCCATCTCTGAGATATCCTCCCTTGACGACGAAGACGACGACTACCAGTTCCCCGCTGCGTCCCCGGGGAAGAAAGGCGCGCGGGGGAAGAACGCAAAGCAGATCACCTGGGTTCTCCTTCTCAAGGCCCACCGCGCCGCGGGGTGCCTCACCCAGCTGGTATCTGGCGCCGTCGGGCTCGCGGCCGCCGTGCGCCGCCGGATCGCCTCCGGGCATACGGACTCTGACGCCGTCGCCTCCCCACAGGAGGAAAGCCCCGTGCTGCGCTCGCGGTTTTACTCCTTCATAAAGGCCTTCCTTTGGCTCTCCCTTGCCTTGCTCGTCTTCGAGGTCGTGGCGTACTTCAACGGCTGGCACTTGACCGCCGCCGAGATGCCGCGCCTGGTTCTCCCCTCATCCTTTGATTTCCAAGGACTCTTAATGTCGCTCTACGCTGGTTGGTTAAGCTTCCGGGTGGACTATATCGTGCCGCCGCTTCAGTTCCTCGCCGACGCCTGCGTCGTTCTCTTCCTCATACAGAGTGCCGACCGCCTAATCCTCTGCCTCGGCTGCTTCTGGATCCGCTTCAAAGGGATAAAGCCAGTGCCCAAGAGCGCCACCGGCGACTCCAAGGATCTCGAGTCCGGCAGTGACGACTACTGCCCCATGGTTCTGATCCAGATACCAATGTGCAACGAGAAAGAG GTGTACCAGCAATCGATCGCTGCTGTGTGCAATTTGGACTGGCCAAGATCCAATATGCTGATTCAGGTGTTGGACGACTCCAGCGACCCCGCGACGCAGGTTTTGATCAGGGAGGAAGTGGAGAAGTGGAAGCAGGATGGTGCCCCGATCTTGTACCGCCACCGTGTGCTTCGCGATGGCTACAAAGCCGGCAATCTCAAGTCAGCGATGAATTGTAGCTACGTCAAGGATTATGAGTTCGTCACCATCTTCGATGCTGACTTCCAGCCGTCGCCGGACTTCTTGAAGCGCACCGTGCCTCATTTCAAG GACAACGAGGAGTTGGGATTGGTGCAGGCAAGATGGTCCTTCGTCAACAAAGATGAGAACTTGCTGACCAGGCTTCAGAACATTAACCTCTGCTTCCACTTTGAGGTGGAGCAGCAAGTGAACGGGGAGTTCCTCAACTTCTTTGGGTTCAACGGAACCGCCGGAGTTTGGAGGATCAAGGCACTGGAAGACGCAGGAGGGTGGCTGGAGAGGACGACAGTCGAGGACATGGACATTGCTGTCCGAGCTCACCTCAACGGATGGAAGTTCATATACCTCAACGACGTCGAG TGCCAATGTGAGTTGCCGGAGTCCTACGAGGCTTACAGGAAGCAGCAGCACCGGTGGCACTCCGGACCTATGCAGCTATTCAGGCTTTGCTTGCCGGACGTTATCAAATCCGAG ATTGGGTTCTGGAAGAAATCAAACTTGATATTTCTGTTCTTCCTGCTCCGGAAACTGATATTGCCTTTCTATTCCTTCACGTTGTTCTGTATCATTCTCCCATTAACCATGTTCGTCCCGGAGGCAGAGCTCCCGTCATGGGTCGTCTGTTACATTCCGGCGACCATGTCCTTACTCAACATTCTCCCCGCCCCCAAATCCTTCCCTTTCATCGTCCCTTACCTTCTCTTCGAGAACACGATGTCCGTGACCAAGTTCAACGCGATGATCTCGGGTCTCTTCCAGCTCGGCAGCGCCTACGAGTGGGTTGTCACCAAGAAGTCCGGCCGCTCGTCGGAGGGTGATCTTACTTCTCTCACGAAGGATGAACCCAAGCAGCAACGAGGCTCCTCCATGCCCAACCTTGAATCCATTGCGAAGGAAGATCTCAAGCCGAAAAAGGAGTCGAAGCGCAGGCATAACAGGATCTACCGGAAGGAGTTAGCCCTCGCTTTCCTTCTCTTAACTGCCGCCGCTCGCAGCTTGCTATCGGCCCAGGGCATCCACTTCTACTTTCTCCTGTTCCAGGGGATCGCTTTTCTACTCGTCGGTCTGGATTTGATAGGCGAACAGATCGACTGA
- the LOC121998588 gene encoding uncharacterized protein LOC121998588 isoform X2, translating to MVPRHALFSLRRCVHTFNGRESIVYKQSMFRRPSTVDRETVYPLRRSCSLIGTVVLAPRKSDRFCPLVYTFLEVEGPSISSTPSKFKILLKMFGRLAEISFKHLKVDDFIYVRGPLSSYEKLNINGQLENMYKLTVQRKQWIASDYGRYSLQIHMNGGTIGSINYIQLHPILDTRTLMSACGSCPMIHLGYKGSCNGMTQVQQLNLTKKIENTQRCVSGKYRI from the exons ATGGTACCGCGGCATGCTCTCTTCTCCCTCAGGAGATGTGTGCATACCTTCAACGGCCGCGAGAGCATCGTCTACAAGCAGTCAATGTTCCGCCGTCCTTCGACGGTGGATCGAGAGACCGTGTACCCACTCCGACGCTCCTGCAGCCTCATAGGAACTGTGGTTCTCGCTCCGCGGAAGTCGGACAGATTTTGCCCACTTGTTTATACTTTTCTCGAAGTGGAGGGGCCTTCTATCAGTTCGACCCCTTCGAAATTCAA GATATTACTGAAGATGTTTGGCCGGCTAGCTGAAATCTCTTTTAAACACTTAAAAGTAGACGATTTTATATATGTTCGCGGCCCTTTAAGTTCTTACGAGAAGCTCAATATAAATGGACAGCTTGAAAATATGTACAAG TTGACAGTGCAGAGGAAACAATGGATCGCCTCCGACTATGGCAGATATTCTTTGCAAATCCACATGAATGGTGGGACAATAGGGAGCATAAACTATATCCAACTTCACCCGATTTTAGACACAAGGACACTCATGAGTGCCTGCGGCTCATGCCCAATGATCCACCTTGGATACAAAGGCAGCTGCAACGGTATGACTCAAGTACAGCAACTCAATCTGACAAAGAAGATAGAAAATACTCAAAGGTGCGTCAGTGGGAAATACAGGATCTAG
- the LOC121998588 gene encoding protein OSB1, mitochondrial-like isoform X1: MVPRHALFSLRRCVHTFNGRESIVYKQSMFRRPSTVDRETVYPLRRSCSLIGTVVLAPRKSDRFCPLVYTFLEVEGPSISSTPSKFKILLKMFGRLAEISFKHLKVDDFIYVRGPLSSYEKLNINGQLENMYKVVVKDLNFVYRIGDNKKPTNHDKLIKEESTAPISFDSAEETMDRLRLWQIFFANPHEWWDNREHKLYPTSPDFRHKDTHECLRLMPNDPPWIQRQLQRYDSSTATQSDKEDRKYSKVRQWEIQDLE; encoded by the exons ATGGTACCGCGGCATGCTCTCTTCTCCCTCAGGAGATGTGTGCATACCTTCAACGGCCGCGAGAGCATCGTCTACAAGCAGTCAATGTTCCGCCGTCCTTCGACGGTGGATCGAGAGACCGTGTACCCACTCCGACGCTCCTGCAGCCTCATAGGAACTGTGGTTCTCGCTCCGCGGAAGTCGGACAGATTTTGCCCACTTGTTTATACTTTTCTCGAAGTGGAGGGGCCTTCTATCAGTTCGACCCCTTCGAAATTCAA GATATTACTGAAGATGTTTGGCCGGCTAGCTGAAATCTCTTTTAAACACTTAAAAGTAGACGATTTTATATATGTTCGCGGCCCTTTAAGTTCTTACGAGAAGCTCAATATAAATGGACAGCTTGAAAATATGTACAAG GTAGTTGTTAAAGATCTGAATTTCGTCTATCGTATTGGAGATAATAAAAAGCCTACGAACCACGacaaattaataaaagaagaatcCACAGCACCCATTTCCT TTGACAGTGCAGAGGAAACAATGGATCGCCTCCGACTATGGCAGATATTCTTTGCAAATCCACATGAATGGTGGGACAATAGGGAGCATAAACTATATCCAACTTCACCCGATTTTAGACACAAGGACACTCATGAGTGCCTGCGGCTCATGCCCAATGATCCACCTTGGATACAAAGGCAGCTGCAACGGTATGACTCAAGTACAGCAACTCAATCTGACAAAGAAGATAGAAAATACTCAAAGGTGCGTCAGTGGGAAATACAGGATCTAGAATGA